From Methanobacterium congolense, one genomic window encodes:
- a CDS encoding roadblock/LC7 domain-containing protein, which translates to MMNYNGIDKKNSDFKDVLKPLMRIRGVKNCVLATMDGMPVGEIDQEGVIISATSAAVLGAITEMVKNINFGIAEKLIVETDFGKIIIEEIGHNHAIVVLTDDSVNIGLIRLTLKKAAENLRNLIQPVASG; encoded by the coding sequence ATGATGAACTACAATGGTATTGATAAAAAGAATTCTGATTTTAAAGATGTTTTAAAGCCTTTAATGCGTATTAGAGGTGTTAAAAATTGTGTTCTTGCCACCATGGATGGTATGCCGGTTGGAGAAATAGATCAAGAGGGAGTTATAATCAGTGCCACCAGTGCAGCAGTTTTAGGTGCAATCACCGAAATGGTCAAGAACATAAACTTTGGAATAGCTGAAAAACTCATAGTTGAAACTGATTTCGGTAAGATAATCATAGAGGAAATAGGGCACAACCATGCCATAGTTGTGCTTACAGACGACAGTGTTAACATTGGACTGATCAGACTGACACTCAAGAAAGCTGCAGAAAATCTTCGGAACCTTATTCAACCAGTGGCCAGTGGTTAA
- a CDS encoding roadblock/LC7 domain-containing protein yields MEAISNRIKRVLDEMHGKSDIRESYVIRKDGLIICSHVPSTSSHRISAMSASLLELGKRTLKEVAGDDLKLIMVNGNDINIIISGSGDIALVCAIGADENVGMIFIRIKMAIKKVQAILDEAYGKTIP; encoded by the coding sequence ATGGAAGCTATTTCTAATAGAATAAAACGTGTTTTAGATGAAATGCACGGGAAGTCAGACATAAGGGAATCTTACGTCATCAGAAAGGATGGTCTCATAATCTGTTCCCATGTTCCAAGTACCAGCAGCCACAGAATATCTGCAATGTCTGCATCACTCTTGGAACTTGGAAAAAGAACCCTTAAAGAAGTTGCAGGTGACGATCTAAAGTTGATAATGGTCAATGGAAATGATATAAACATCATCATATCTGGATCAGGGGACATTGCACTGGTCTGTGCTATAGGTGCTGATGAGAACGTTGGCATGATATTCATACGTATTAAAATGGCCATAAAAAAGGTTCAAGCCATACTGGATGAAGCCTACGGTAAAACCATTCCATGA